One genomic region from Spirosoma sp. KCTC 42546 encodes:
- a CDS encoding YbjQ family protein: MGRLLVILSMLGVTGCFQPLVYLQHKTHYPVDVFYDTQRPERPFAPLQDLEVKGEVPLTQRQSGNQRMLSRGNDMQQKELMLARLTMQAKKLGADALVSVKYTYYTSTTDNGYVMTGLAVKYKKEIETIAN, translated from the coding sequence ATGGGAAGGCTTTTGGTCATACTTAGTATGCTGGGTGTAACGGGTTGCTTTCAACCCCTTGTTTACCTGCAACATAAAACGCATTATCCGGTTGATGTATTTTATGACACACAGCGCCCCGAACGCCCATTTGCGCCCTTGCAGGATCTGGAAGTAAAAGGCGAAGTTCCGCTGACCCAACGGCAGTCGGGAAACCAACGCATGCTTAGTCGGGGAAATGATATGCAGCAGAAAGAATTGATGCTGGCCCGCCTGACCATGCAGGCCAAGAAACTCGGTGCTGATGCCCTGGTGTCGGTTAAGTACACCTACTACACCTCCACCACCGATAATGGGTATGTAATGACGGGTTTAGCCGTCAAGTATAAAAAAGAAATAGAAACGATCGCCAATTAA
- a CDS encoding DUF4249 domain-containing protein, producing MRTILIRLLVYATTFVLPSACIDPADILLYGTNDILVVEGTITNLAEPQLIKLKRAYADRLTGQFSTVPLTKATVEVVVDSAAVIACHETIDGSYQLPSDFKGQVGHAYQLRFTLQDGNRYVSTQQLMAAVSPIDKLSARFNPTSLPVQQLKGYQAAHDLFIDSQDPANQHNYYRWEWKLWERQYWCHTCRQGVYAIYKVLPGVYKDRDYFVTGTEPFEDCFSPRPGKAGEEAPEVPAEDWTYDYGCRTACWQIIYGYDIVVLDDKFINGGLISQQRVAQVPFYDTQPALVDVRQLSLTPDAYRYFKLFEEQTQHTGGLSDTPPTALAGNVRQVDHPQATIVGYFSASAVSQVHYWLDRKDTQGLSYGATSPVDTLRPKGAYGKGADQLFYALNSRQPNPEPSPPYVKDRDKAKVRLWPNADRPPLAPCLLSDNQTPFKPEGWRE from the coding sequence ATGCGCACAATCCTTATCCGTTTACTGGTTTATGCAACTACATTCGTTCTGCCATCGGCTTGTATTGACCCAGCGGATATTCTTTTGTATGGTACAAATGATATCTTAGTTGTAGAAGGAACAATTACCAACCTGGCCGAACCCCAGCTTATTAAACTCAAGCGTGCCTATGCCGATCGACTGACGGGCCAATTTAGTACGGTGCCATTAACGAAAGCAACGGTGGAGGTCGTGGTAGATTCTGCAGCCGTAATTGCCTGTCACGAGACAATAGATGGCAGTTACCAGCTACCCAGCGATTTTAAAGGGCAGGTGGGCCATGCTTATCAACTCCGCTTTACGCTTCAGGATGGAAATCGGTATGTATCTACCCAACAGCTGATGGCTGCGGTTTCTCCAATTGATAAGCTAAGCGCCCGATTTAACCCAACCAGTTTACCTGTTCAACAGCTAAAAGGGTATCAGGCGGCCCACGACCTGTTTATTGACAGTCAGGACCCGGCAAATCAACACAATTATTACCGGTGGGAATGGAAGCTTTGGGAACGCCAATACTGGTGCCATACATGCAGACAGGGCGTTTATGCCATCTACAAGGTGCTGCCCGGGGTCTACAAAGACAGAGACTACTTCGTGACAGGCACCGAGCCCTTCGAAGACTGTTTTAGCCCTCGTCCCGGCAAGGCTGGCGAAGAAGCGCCCGAGGTGCCTGCAGAAGACTGGACGTATGATTACGGGTGCCGAACAGCCTGCTGGCAAATCATTTACGGCTATGATATTGTGGTGTTGGACGATAAATTTATCAATGGTGGACTGATTAGCCAGCAACGGGTTGCTCAGGTTCCTTTTTATGATACGCAACCCGCTTTGGTCGATGTTCGCCAACTCTCGCTAACCCCCGATGCATACCGCTATTTTAAGCTGTTTGAGGAGCAGACTCAGCATACGGGTGGCTTGTCCGATACGCCACCTACTGCTTTGGCGGGGAATGTTCGTCAGGTAGATCATCCTCAGGCTACGATTGTCGGGTATTTCTCGGCTTCCGCTGTTTCGCAGGTGCATTATTGGCTGGATCGGAAAGATACCCAGGGCCTTTCCTATGGGGCAACCAGCCCCGTGGATACACTCCGGCCAAAAGGCGCTTATGGAAAAGGGGCAGATCAGTTGTTCTACGCCCTCAATTCGCGCCAGCCTAACCCAGAACCGTCACCGCCTTATGTGAAGGATCGGGATAAAGCCAAGGTTCGCTTATGGCCCAATGCCGACCGGCCTCCTCTTGCCCCCTGCCTGCTAAGCGACAATCAAACACCGTTTAAACCGGAAGGCTGGAGAGAGTAA
- a CDS encoding NAD(P)-dependent oxidoreductase, which produces MKKILITGANGLLGQKLVDLLTKQPDVDLIATARGDNRLPFSEGYTYRSMDITDRQQVLDVISEAQPDVVIHGAAMTDVDKCEIQKDACWAQNVHAVEYIVEACRKVNAFLVHVSTDFIFDGADGPYAETAEANPISFYGWSKQAGESVVKHADRSGAPVRWAIARTVLVYGIAHDMSRSNIILWVKKSLEEGKTIKVVTDQWRSPTLAEDLAMGCYLIADQEAEGIFNISGKEVLTPYEMAIKTADYFNLDKSLITQADASTFTQVARRPPRTGFVLDKARTVLGYDPHTFEEGIAVLASQLNS; this is translated from the coding sequence ATGAAAAAAATTCTTATTACCGGTGCCAACGGGTTGCTGGGCCAGAAATTAGTTGATCTGCTGACGAAGCAACCGGACGTTGACTTAATTGCCACGGCCCGGGGCGATAACCGGCTACCGTTTTCGGAAGGATATACCTATCGGTCAATGGACATCACCGACCGGCAACAGGTACTGGATGTGATTTCGGAAGCTCAGCCCGATGTAGTTATCCACGGAGCGGCTATGACCGATGTGGATAAGTGCGAAATTCAGAAAGATGCTTGTTGGGCACAGAACGTACATGCTGTTGAGTATATCGTTGAAGCCTGCCGTAAGGTAAACGCGTTCCTGGTTCATGTATCGACCGACTTCATTTTCGATGGTGCGGATGGCCCTTATGCAGAAACCGCTGAAGCGAATCCAATTAGCTTTTATGGCTGGAGTAAGCAGGCTGGTGAGTCGGTTGTGAAGCATGCGGATCGGTCCGGCGCTCCGGTACGCTGGGCCATTGCCCGCACTGTGCTCGTATATGGCATTGCTCATGACATGAGCCGTAGCAATATTATTTTGTGGGTGAAGAAATCCCTGGAAGAGGGTAAAACAATTAAAGTTGTAACCGATCAGTGGCGCAGTCCAACCCTGGCCGAAGATTTGGCGATGGGGTGTTATCTCATTGCCGATCAGGAAGCTGAAGGAATCTTTAATATCTCGGGGAAAGAAGTGCTTACTCCCTACGAGATGGCCATTAAAACCGCCGATTATTTTAACCTCGACAAGTCGCTGATTACCCAGGCCGATGCATCGACATTTACACAGGTGGCTCGGCGGCCTCCCCGTACGGGTTTTGTTTTAGACAAAGCTCGTACCGTACTTGGCTATGACCCGCACACATTCGAGGAAGGCATTGCCGTGCTGGCGAGCCAGCTCAACTCATAG
- the hemG gene encoding protoporphyrinogen oxidase, whose amino-acid sequence MTVGIIGAGISGLTLAYELQQLGIAYHLWEADSQPGGYIQSRWESSKTPAGIINGPYLCELGPNSLLGDANLLHWIDTLGLTPELSLSKPISKARYIFRDGMYKKLPSDPPSLFFGNFFSWKAKLAIFRERTNKTIHPDGETLSIFFRRRFCQEIIDYALGPFVAGIYAGDPEQLLVSETFPILLQYEKEYGSVVRGLIQNQLGMGRRQSFSFRNGMQTLPNTLAATLINLSLNNPVNHIRKLANGWQVTAKSGTQTVDKLVLAVGTNTAAQLIDFHYKKLANALRSVTYPPMTVVHSAYKRTHVEHPLNGFGALNPKIENQYSAGHIWSSSIFDGRCPTDEVLVTTLVGGQTGVSNARHTDSVLSENVHRELATNFGIKAIEPVFQRIQRWERSIPQYNATILSIKSPIREIEVDQLFVCANWYGGVSLSDCIQKAQKLARQLTNA is encoded by the coding sequence ATGACGGTCGGAATTATTGGGGCAGGTATTTCTGGATTGACACTGGCATATGAACTGCAGCAACTCGGTATAGCGTATCATCTCTGGGAAGCCGATAGCCAACCAGGGGGCTATATTCAGTCGCGATGGGAATCATCTAAAACACCAGCGGGTATTATCAATGGACCTTATTTGTGCGAATTGGGACCTAACTCACTATTGGGTGACGCCAACCTTTTACATTGGATAGATACGCTGGGACTCACTCCTGAACTATCGTTGAGCAAACCCATTAGCAAAGCCCGCTATATTTTTCGCGACGGTATGTACAAGAAACTACCTTCTGACCCACCTTCGCTTTTCTTCGGGAACTTCTTTAGCTGGAAAGCTAAGTTGGCCATTTTCCGCGAACGCACGAATAAAACGATACATCCAGATGGCGAAACATTGTCCATTTTTTTTCGACGTCGTTTCTGTCAGGAGATCATTGATTATGCACTAGGTCCATTTGTTGCGGGCATTTACGCTGGCGACCCGGAGCAACTGCTTGTTTCTGAAACGTTTCCAATACTCCTTCAATATGAAAAAGAATACGGTTCAGTAGTACGTGGCCTAATACAGAACCAATTAGGCATGGGTCGGCGACAATCGTTTAGCTTTCGGAATGGTATGCAAACCCTACCTAATACGCTGGCGGCTACGCTAATAAATCTTTCGCTTAACAACCCTGTTAATCACATTCGGAAACTCGCAAACGGTTGGCAGGTAACAGCCAAAAGTGGCACCCAAACCGTTGATAAATTAGTGCTGGCAGTTGGTACAAACACGGCCGCGCAGTTGATAGATTTTCATTACAAGAAATTGGCTAATGCACTTCGTTCTGTTACCTATCCACCTATGACTGTCGTCCATTCAGCCTATAAACGCACGCACGTGGAGCATCCGCTCAATGGCTTTGGGGCATTAAACCCAAAGATTGAAAATCAGTATTCGGCGGGTCATATCTGGAGTAGTTCTATATTTGACGGTCGTTGCCCCACCGATGAAGTTCTGGTTACAACGCTAGTAGGTGGACAAACGGGTGTTAGCAACGCCCGTCATACCGACAGCGTACTGTCAGAAAATGTACATCGGGAGCTAGCCACCAACTTCGGTATTAAGGCAATTGAACCCGTTTTTCAACGTATTCAACGCTGGGAGCGATCAATTCCTCAATACAATGCAACTATTCTGTCTATTAAAAGCCCTATTAGAGAAATAGAAGTTGATCAGTTATTTGTGTGTGCCAACTGGTACGGAGGAGTGTCTTTGTCTGACTGTATTCAGAAAGCGCAGAAGTTGGCCCGACAATTGACTAATGCTTAG
- a CDS encoding ATP-binding cassette domain-containing protein — MLATNQLTFEYGPAKQFTFPDVQCANREALLILGRSGTGKTTFLHLLALLLKPKSGSVVIDKTDLTKLSVADTAAFRAKHLGIVYQKPHFVSALSVMDNLLMANYLANKPQDKNRARELASQLGFVEQLNKKTNQLSQGEQQRVSIARAVMNQPDVILADEPTSSLDDENTSRVVQLLREQSEQIGASLIVVTHDQRLKDAFQNRVVL, encoded by the coding sequence ATGCTGGCAACGAACCAACTCACGTTTGAATACGGCCCCGCGAAACAGTTTACGTTTCCGGATGTCCAATGCGCTAATCGCGAAGCCCTTCTGATTTTAGGAAGGTCTGGTACTGGCAAAACTACCTTCCTGCATTTACTGGCTCTGTTGCTGAAACCGAAGAGTGGCTCTGTTGTTATTGATAAAACCGACCTGACAAAACTCAGCGTGGCCGATACAGCTGCGTTTCGGGCTAAACACCTGGGTATTGTTTATCAGAAGCCTCACTTTGTCAGTGCGTTATCAGTGATGGATAACCTACTGATGGCAAATTACTTAGCCAATAAGCCGCAGGATAAAAACCGCGCCCGCGAATTGGCCAGCCAGTTGGGATTTGTAGAGCAACTTAACAAGAAAACCAACCAACTCAGCCAGGGTGAACAGCAGCGAGTTAGTATAGCACGCGCCGTTATGAATCAGCCTGATGTGATTCTGGCCGACGAACCAACGTCCAGTCTCGACGATGAAAATACCAGTCGGGTAGTGCAACTCCTGCGTGAACAGTCGGAGCAAATCGGAGCCAGCCTGATTGTTGTTACCCACGATCAACGCCTAAAAGATGCGTTTCAGAATCGGGTTGTTCTTTAA
- a CDS encoding peptidylprolyl isomerase has product MRKILFLLFLIPTLSMAQNRKKKDYLVSLNTTYGTMRLVLYDQTPQHKENFIKLVNQKFYDSLLFHRIIPLFMIQGGDPNSRKAQADQPLGNGDVGYTIPAEFVPSLFHKKGALAAARDGNPAKASSGCQFYIVQGRVWDDAGLQKQLERIQTMKGHMPTDEQKQVYKTLGGAPHLDGNYTVFGEVVDGLAIVDSIAKQPRNEMDRPNQSIRMTMTGEWIKKKKITKQYHYPYVVARTEK; this is encoded by the coding sequence ATGCGCAAAATTCTATTCCTGCTGTTCTTGATCCCCACTCTTTCGATGGCCCAAAATCGGAAGAAGAAAGATTACCTTGTTTCGCTCAATACAACCTATGGCACCATGCGGCTTGTGCTGTATGACCAAACCCCACAACATAAAGAAAACTTCATCAAGCTTGTTAATCAGAAGTTTTACGACAGTCTGCTGTTTCACCGGATCATTCCCCTATTTATGATTCAGGGGGGCGATCCAAATTCTCGAAAAGCCCAGGCAGATCAGCCACTTGGGAATGGCGATGTGGGCTATACGATCCCGGCAGAATTTGTGCCATCGCTCTTTCATAAAAAAGGTGCACTAGCCGCTGCCCGCGATGGTAATCCAGCAAAAGCATCAAGCGGTTGTCAGTTTTATATCGTACAGGGGCGCGTTTGGGACGATGCAGGTTTGCAAAAGCAGCTGGAGCGTATTCAAACCATGAAAGGGCATATGCCCACTGATGAGCAGAAACAAGTTTATAAAACGCTTGGTGGCGCTCCACATTTAGATGGGAACTACACCGTTTTCGGCGAAGTGGTTGATGGCCTGGCCATCGTAGACAGTATTGCCAAACAGCCTCGTAATGAAATGGATCGCCCGAATCAGAGTATTCGTATGACGATGACTGGCGAGTGGATAAAGAAAAAGAAAATTACAAAGCAGTATCATTATCCGTATGTAGTAGCAAGGACCGAGAAGTGA
- a CDS encoding M28 family peptidase, translating to MQTSSTLLVAASIVLATTSIQAQTRPAKAATKKEINTPRLPEYTISRAEVEAHTRFLASDELQGRRTGEPGNWTAARYIAEQFRQLGLKPAVTTGTQSDYFQRINFEKSKAATSATLVIGKDTLRLGKELVLMAGNPTDISGEVLYVGYGLTDGEDGYKGRDVKGRILVAQGGSPEAKSPGEIFRASAEKRKLATEKGAAALLELYSESVPWGLVNQYFTREQLTVAANSDTKAPVAHLWVNNTNNQYKQLKEANPTITLHTSGRQRIAIASANVAGIIEGTDPKLKDEYLVLSAHFDHVGVGKQGGSAYQPSDSIFNGARDNAIGVVALLESAKVLMQQRPKRSVLVLALTGEEVGTLGSRYYTEHPLVPLKQTVFDLNSDGAGYNDTTVVSVIGLERTGAKSEIETAAKAFGLGVFAEPAPEQGLFDRSDNVHFAAKGVPAPTFSAGFKAFDAAIGKYYHQAIDNPESLDFNYVQHFCQAYAYAARLIADRATRPQWSAGDKYEAAAKALYGY from the coding sequence ATGCAAACTTCGTCTACATTACTGGTAGCAGCCTCAATCGTTCTGGCAACTACATCCATACAGGCTCAAACCCGGCCCGCCAAAGCTGCTACTAAAAAAGAAATCAATACGCCCAGACTGCCCGAATATACTATTTCTCGTGCTGAGGTTGAAGCGCATACCCGTTTCCTGGCCTCAGATGAGTTGCAGGGTCGGCGGACAGGCGAGCCGGGCAACTGGACGGCCGCCCGCTACATTGCCGAGCAATTTCGCCAACTCGGCCTTAAGCCTGCCGTAACGACGGGCACTCAGTCTGATTATTTCCAGCGCATTAACTTCGAAAAATCGAAAGCCGCTACCTCAGCTACGTTGGTTATCGGGAAAGACACCCTTCGGCTCGGAAAAGAACTCGTGCTGATGGCGGGTAACCCAACCGATATTTCGGGCGAAGTTCTGTACGTTGGGTACGGCCTGACGGATGGAGAAGATGGCTACAAAGGCCGCGATGTGAAAGGCCGGATTCTGGTAGCGCAGGGAGGCTCGCCCGAAGCAAAGAGCCCCGGCGAAATTTTTCGGGCATCCGCAGAAAAACGCAAACTGGCTACCGAAAAAGGAGCGGCTGCCCTGCTTGAACTCTATAGTGAATCCGTTCCCTGGGGCCTCGTGAATCAGTATTTCACCCGTGAGCAATTGACGGTGGCTGCTAACTCCGACACGAAAGCACCAGTAGCTCATTTGTGGGTGAACAATACGAATAATCAGTACAAACAACTGAAAGAAGCCAATCCAACCATCACACTACATACGTCGGGACGGCAACGAATTGCGATTGCCTCGGCAAATGTGGCCGGAATTATTGAGGGTACGGACCCGAAGTTAAAGGATGAATATCTGGTCTTATCGGCTCACTTCGATCATGTTGGCGTTGGCAAACAAGGTGGCAGTGCGTATCAGCCGAGCGACAGTATTTTCAACGGAGCGCGCGATAATGCCATTGGTGTAGTTGCCTTGCTGGAATCAGCTAAAGTCCTGATGCAGCAACGCCCCAAACGGTCGGTACTGGTACTTGCCCTTACGGGTGAAGAAGTAGGTACGCTTGGGAGCCGGTATTATACAGAACACCCACTGGTCCCCTTGAAACAAACCGTGTTTGATCTTAACTCGGATGGTGCTGGCTACAACGATACGACGGTTGTATCAGTTATAGGGTTGGAACGGACAGGGGCTAAATCTGAAATCGAAACAGCTGCCAAAGCATTCGGCCTGGGTGTGTTTGCCGAACCCGCACCTGAGCAAGGGCTATTTGATCGTTCGGACAACGTTCATTTTGCAGCAAAGGGCGTACCGGCTCCAACTTTTTCGGCCGGGTTTAAAGCGTTCGATGCAGCCATTGGGAAATACTATCATCAGGCCATCGACAATCCCGAATCGCTGGACTTTAACTACGTTCAACATTTTTGCCAGGCTTATGCCTATGCTGCCCGCCTGATTGCAGACCGGGCAACCCGTCCGCAGTGGTCGGCGGGAGATAAATACGAAGCGGCTGCAAAAGCGTTGTATGGGTATTAG
- a CDS encoding IS4 family transposase produces MNTAKLPVKTLLGYLPDEVLETLALDYQVDKHVKKLRGALVFKLLLYGVLTTNELSLNVLMALLEKVGIRHLIGVDAHFTTKRNSLADRLAQLDCGYLKAIFKQVLKLVNQHWPTPTVQGYQLHLVDSTLVACSAKLLGLGIQLGRKANDETHRYKHIKFSIGYDGLKPETIRFYDQQTHASDETPLKETIESLAFSAKDVAVFDAGLQNRLTFEQFNKPPEEKRFFVTRIKANSRYQLLAEQRIDSSTDTLVLEKESLIKLYTSSNRLLTDSFRLISAHLQDKPEQSLLFLTNLPDSLSALEVSQIYRQRWQIEKFFRFIKQQMNFSHFLSRSFNGIKIMAYVMLIGAMLIGLYGRFNDRPGFKINKLLFVYELEADLVKTLIVACHGEPTLLDDALKKHFGQ; encoded by the coding sequence ATGAACACCGCCAAATTACCCGTAAAAACGCTGTTAGGCTATTTGCCGGATGAGGTGCTGGAAACATTAGCCCTAGACTATCAAGTCGATAAACACGTCAAAAAACTCCGCGGAGCCCTGGTTTTTAAGTTATTGCTCTATGGCGTTCTGACCACCAATGAGTTGAGTCTGAATGTACTTATGGCCCTGCTGGAAAAAGTGGGCATTCGCCACTTAATCGGCGTGGATGCTCACTTTACCACCAAACGAAACTCCTTAGCCGACCGGCTGGCTCAACTCGATTGTGGCTACCTGAAGGCTATTTTTAAGCAAGTTCTCAAGTTGGTCAACCAGCACTGGCCCACACCCACCGTCCAGGGCTATCAACTCCATCTGGTTGATTCAACCCTAGTGGCTTGTTCAGCCAAACTCTTGGGCCTGGGTATTCAACTGGGCCGTAAAGCCAACGATGAAACCCATCGTTATAAGCATATCAAATTTAGTATCGGCTATGATGGCTTAAAGCCCGAAACGATTCGATTTTATGATCAACAAACCCATGCCAGCGATGAAACACCCCTCAAAGAAACCATTGAATCGCTGGCTTTCTCGGCCAAAGATGTAGCCGTTTTTGACGCTGGGCTGCAAAATCGACTCACCTTTGAGCAGTTCAATAAGCCCCCTGAGGAGAAACGTTTTTTTGTTACCCGCATCAAAGCCAACAGTCGTTACCAGCTTCTGGCTGAGCAGCGTATAGATAGCTCGACCGACACACTTGTCTTAGAGAAGGAGTCGTTGATCAAGCTCTATACGAGTTCGAATCGACTCCTTACGGACTCATTTCGCCTGATTAGTGCTCACCTACAAGACAAACCTGAGCAATCTTTGCTGTTTTTGACCAACCTGCCCGATTCGCTCAGCGCATTGGAGGTGAGTCAGATTTATCGACAGCGTTGGCAGATCGAGAAATTCTTTCGGTTCATCAAGCAGCAGATGAATTTTTCTCATTTTCTGTCCCGATCCTTTAACGGGATCAAAATCATGGCGTATGTGATGCTCATTGGCGCTATGTTGATTGGGTTATATGGTCGGTTTAATGATCGGCCTGGGTTCAAGATCAACAAATTGCTGTTTGTCTATGAACTCGAAGCTGATCTGGTCAAAACACTTATTGTAGCATGCCACGGGGAGCCAACCTTACTGGACGATGCCTTGAAAAAACATTTCGGACAATAA
- a CDS encoding DUF167 domain-containing protein — MTLHVKVKPGSKVDQLFYDAAGLLTAKIKAPAQDGKANVYLIEFLAKRVGIAKSRVTIVAGFTNPHKRIEIDATQEVYERFLAEIV; from the coding sequence ATGACGCTTCATGTAAAAGTGAAACCTGGCAGCAAAGTAGATCAATTGTTCTACGATGCTGCCGGTTTGCTTACCGCCAAGATCAAAGCGCCCGCGCAGGACGGGAAAGCTAACGTCTATCTAATTGAATTTTTGGCCAAACGGGTTGGTATTGCCAAGTCCAGAGTAACAATTGTGGCTGGGTTTACTAACCCACATAAGCGGATTGAGATTGATGCAACGCAAGAAGTTTACGAGCGATTTTTAGCCGAAATAGTATAG
- a CDS encoding DUF4834 domain-containing protein, whose translation MLFKYLFIITLIILFVPPVRRFVFYLLVGRQLVKQQKQQAASRGGRREGEIRVENRPGKETNTHFKGGDYVDYEEVK comes from the coding sequence ATGTTGTTTAAATATTTGTTTATCATCACCCTCATTATTCTGTTTGTACCACCAGTACGTCGATTTGTCTTTTACCTGTTGGTTGGCCGACAATTAGTGAAGCAGCAGAAACAACAGGCGGCTAGTCGGGGAGGTCGTCGTGAAGGCGAGATACGGGTGGAAAACCGCCCTGGAAAAGAAACGAATACCCACTTTAAGGGGGGAGATTATGTTGATTACGAGGAAGTTAAATGA
- the purN gene encoding phosphoribosylglycinamide formyltransferase encodes MIKHSLKRIALFASGSGSNAEKIAEYFTSNPEVEISLIVSNNPKAGVIERARRLHIPVLLFDRTTFYDTNRITQLLIDQRIDLIVLAGFMWLMPGGLVQAFPNKIINIHPALLPKFGGKGMYGHFVHEAVVAANETESGITIHYVNEHYDEGQIIFQAHCPVTPTDTPDDVARKVQVLEHEHYPRVVSEVLLMNNE; translated from the coding sequence ATGATCAAACACTCCTTGAAACGCATTGCTCTGTTTGCTTCCGGCTCCGGCTCAAACGCCGAAAAAATTGCTGAGTATTTCACAAGTAACCCTGAGGTTGAGATTTCGCTGATTGTCTCAAACAACCCGAAGGCGGGTGTGATCGAGCGAGCCAGGCGGCTACATATTCCGGTTTTACTTTTCGACCGAACAACGTTTTACGATACAAACCGTATCACCCAACTCCTTATCGATCAACGAATTGATTTGATTGTATTAGCCGGGTTTATGTGGCTCATGCCGGGTGGACTGGTACAGGCGTTTCCGAATAAAATTATTAACATTCACCCGGCTTTATTACCTAAATTTGGAGGGAAGGGAATGTACGGGCACTTCGTTCATGAAGCCGTTGTGGCGGCCAACGAGACGGAATCTGGTATAACCATTCACTACGTGAACGAGCATTACGACGAAGGTCAGATTATTTTCCAGGCGCATTGCCCGGTTACCCCTACTGATACACCAGATGACGTAGCCCGGAAAGTTCAGGTGCTTGAGCATGAACATTACCCGAGAGTAGTAAGCGAAGTACTACTGATGAATAATGAATGA
- a CDS encoding polyprenol monophosphomannose synthase: MKERLVVIPTYNEIENIEAIIRKVFSLPEPFDVLIVDDGSPDGTAQRVRDLQEEFPATGPSVRGSLPRLHLLERRGKLGLGTAYIDGFKWALSRGYQYLFEMDADFSHNPDDLIKLYRACATEGPERADVAVGSRYIRGVNVVNWPMGRVLMSYFAGVYVRFITGMSIMDPTAGFVCYRAEVLEVILHNPIKFVGYAFQIEMKFTCWKYGFRIQEVPIIFTDRTRGVSKMSSKIFKEAVFGVLQMKISSFFRHYIPRREAAKKVEEPIGV, encoded by the coding sequence GTGAAAGAGCGCCTGGTCGTTATTCCAACATATAATGAAATCGAGAACATCGAAGCAATTATTCGGAAGGTGTTTAGCCTGCCGGAGCCATTCGATGTACTCATTGTGGACGATGGGTCACCTGACGGTACCGCTCAGCGTGTTCGCGATTTACAGGAAGAATTCCCGGCTACAGGCCCTTCTGTACGGGGTTCACTACCCAGGTTACATTTGCTCGAACGGCGGGGTAAGTTAGGATTAGGCACTGCCTATATCGATGGGTTTAAGTGGGCCTTATCCAGAGGATATCAGTATCTATTCGAAATGGATGCCGATTTTTCGCACAACCCCGACGATCTGATCAAACTGTACCGTGCCTGTGCTACTGAAGGCCCTGAGCGGGCTGATGTGGCGGTTGGTTCCCGCTATATCCGTGGTGTCAACGTAGTAAACTGGCCAATGGGGCGGGTATTGATGTCGTACTTTGCGGGTGTCTATGTGCGGTTTATTACAGGTATGTCCATCATGGACCCAACAGCAGGGTTCGTCTGTTACCGGGCCGAAGTACTGGAAGTGATTTTGCATAATCCCATTAAATTCGTGGGCTACGCGTTCCAGATCGAAATGAAATTTACCTGCTGGAAATATGGCTTCCGAATTCAGGAAGTCCCCATCATTTTCACCGACCGCACGCGGGGCGTCTCTAAAATGTCATCCAAGATTTTCAAAGAAGCGGTCTTTGGCGTGCTACAGATGAAAATCAGCAGCTTCTTCCGGCACTATATTCCCCGCCGGGAAGCTGCAAAGAAAGTGGAGGAGCCGATTGGAGTGTAA
- a CDS encoding tautomerase family protein, whose amino-acid sequence MSQVKIYGVREHLLPIRNQLSDVIHSCVVEALQFPVNKRAHRFFYLDNEDFFRPATASERYVILEFMMIEGRTVETKKKLIHLLYERICDQLGLALTDLEICILESPAHNWGFRGMTGDEIKLSYTINV is encoded by the coding sequence ATGAGTCAGGTTAAAATCTATGGTGTTCGAGAGCATCTGCTACCCATTCGAAATCAGCTTTCCGATGTAATTCACTCCTGTGTGGTAGAAGCTCTTCAGTTTCCCGTCAACAAGCGGGCGCACCGATTTTTCTATCTGGACAACGAGGATTTTTTCAGGCCCGCCACGGCTTCAGAACGTTATGTTATTCTGGAGTTTATGATGATTGAAGGGCGTACGGTGGAGACCAAAAAGAAGTTGATTCATTTGCTTTACGAGCGTATTTGCGATCAGCTTGGTCTGGCGCTTACAGACCTTGAAATCTGCATACTGGAAAGCCCCGCACATAATTGGGGCTTCCGGGGCATGACAGGCGATGAGATCAAGCTGAGCTATACCATCAACGTCTGA